The Natronobacterium texcoconense genome includes the window GTGAAGAAGCTCGACGAGGACGCGATCCTCTACGTCGCAGAAGGCGACGCCGAAGAGATCGACGGCGGTGACGGCTACCGTCTCGACGCTCGAGACGTCGTCGAGGACGGCCACGAGGTCGACGTCGTCAAGGTCCTCGGTTCCGGACAGGTTCGAAACCAGCTCGAAGTCACGGCGGATGCCTTCTCCGACGCCGCTCGCGAGAAACTCGAGGATGCCGGCGGTGACGCCGTCCTCTCCGAGCGCGGCGAGGAGCGAGCAGCAGACGCCGAGGACGACGAACCCGAACAGAGCGAGGAGTAACGTATGGGATGGAAGGAAGCCGCCGAACCGGTTCTAACGCGCATTCCCGCAGTGAAACGTCCGGAAGGGCACGTTCCCTTCAAGCGGAAGCTGGCGTGGTCTGCGGGGATCGTTGTGTTGTACTTCTTCCTGACGAACATCACGCTTCTCGGCGTGGGTGAAGGTGCGACCGACCTCTTCGGCGAGTTCCGTGCGATCCTCGCCGGTGAGCACGGCTCGCTGTTGCAGGTCGGTATCGGACCGATCGTCACGGCAAGCATCGTCATGCAGTTGCTCGGTGGTGCGAACCTGCTCGGGCTCGACACCGACGACCCACGGGATCAGGTCCTCTACCAGGGTCTCCAGAAGCTGCTCGTCATCGTCATGACGGCGCTGACGGCGCTGCCGATGGTGTTCGCTGGCGGCTTCCTGCCAGTCCAACAGCAGCCGCTGTCCCTCGGTGGACTCGAGCTAGTCGGGACGCAGATCCAGCTGCTGATGTTCTTCCAGATCTTCCTGGGCGGCATCCTCATCCTCTACATGGACGAGGTCGTCAGTAAGTGGGGGATCGGCAGCGGGATCGGGCTGTTCATTATCGCCGGCGTGAGCCAGAAGCTCGTCACCGGGTTCATCTCTCCGTCGCCGGAGGGATTCTTCTACAGCTGGTACCAGATCATCTTCACCGACGAAGTTCTCGTCGGGTCGTTACTCACTGGTGACGGCCTGTACACGCTGATCATGGGTGAGGGTGATATCCTCGCGTTGTTCACGACGTTGCTGATCTTCGGCGTCGTCGTCTACGCCGAGTCCGTGCGAGTGGAGATCCCACTCAGTCACGCTCGAGTGAAGGGCGCGCGTGGTCGGTTCCCGGTGAAGCTCATCTACGCGAGCGTCCTGCCGATGATCCTCGTTCGTGCGCTGCAG containing:
- a CDS encoding uL15m family ribosomal protein, with product MTSKKRRQRGSRTHSGGSHKNRRGAGHRGGRGRAGRSKHEFHNYEPKGKHGFKRPQGIREDVVEIDVKKLDEDAILYVAEGDAEEIDGGDGYRLDARDVVEDGHEVDVVKVLGSGQVRNQLEVTADAFSDAAREKLEDAGGDAVLSERGEERAADAEDDEPEQSEE
- the secY gene encoding preprotein translocase subunit SecY; protein product: MGWKEAAEPVLTRIPAVKRPEGHVPFKRKLAWSAGIVVLYFFLTNITLLGVGEGATDLFGEFRAILAGEHGSLLQVGIGPIVTASIVMQLLGGANLLGLDTDDPRDQVLYQGLQKLLVIVMTALTALPMVFAGGFLPVQQQPLSLGGLELVGTQIQLLMFFQIFLGGILILYMDEVVSKWGIGSGIGLFIIAGVSQKLVTGFISPSPEGFFYSWYQIIFTDEVLVGSLLTGDGLYTLIMGEGDILALFTTLLIFGVVVYAESVRVEIPLSHARVKGARGRFPVKLIYASVLPMILVRALQANIQFIGTILHRVGDGGAGDPIILFGMEMPWLGVYADGQPVSGFFYYTAPIYNPEDWMWWAGEVAAETWMVLLRVTVDLTFMIVGGAIFAIFWVETTNMGPAATAQQIQNSGMQIPGFRQNVGVIEKVMERYIPQVTVIGGALVGLLAVMANMLGTIGAVTGTGLLLAVSITYKLYEEIAEEQMMEMHPMMRQMFGKE